A window of Christiangramia forsetii KT0803 contains these coding sequences:
- the mazG gene encoding nucleoside triphosphate pyrophosphohydrolase: MNSRKDQLKAFDRLLTIMDELREQCPWDRKQTMESLRHLTIEETYELGDAILDKDMEEIKKELGDVLLHLVFYSKIGSETNDFDIADVANSICDKLIDRHPHIYGDVEVANEEDVKRNWENLKLKEGKKSVLEGVPRSLPSIVKANRIQDKVAGVGFDWEEPQQVFEKLQEELEELQHEVNEDNQDEIEAEFGDVLFSMVNYARFLKVNPENALERTNKKFIKRFQYLEEKAKENNKALKDMTLAEMDIFWNEAKKK, translated from the coding sequence ATGAATTCACGTAAAGATCAACTAAAAGCATTTGATAGATTATTGACTATAATGGATGAGCTCAGGGAGCAATGTCCCTGGGATAGAAAACAAACCATGGAGTCTTTGAGGCATCTTACCATTGAAGAGACCTACGAACTCGGTGATGCGATTCTGGATAAGGATATGGAAGAGATCAAGAAGGAATTAGGAGATGTACTTTTACACTTGGTATTTTATTCCAAAATAGGAAGTGAGACGAATGATTTTGATATTGCAGATGTAGCTAACTCAATTTGTGATAAGTTGATCGATAGGCATCCACATATTTACGGAGATGTTGAGGTGGCTAATGAAGAAGACGTAAAGCGCAATTGGGAAAATCTTAAGCTAAAAGAAGGAAAAAAGAGTGTTTTGGAAGGTGTACCCAGATCTTTGCCTTCAATCGTTAAAGCTAACCGAATTCAGGATAAAGTTGCAGGAGTTGGTTTTGATTGGGAAGAACCACAACAAGTATTTGAAAAACTTCAGGAAGAACTGGAGGAGCTTCAACATGAAGTAAATGAAGATAATCAAGACGAAATAGAAGCTGAATTTGGCGATGTGCTCTTCTCAATGGTGAATTATGCCAGATTTTTGAAAGTAAACCCTGAGAATGCTCTGGAACGAACTAATAAAAAATTCATCAAGCGGTTTCAATACCTGGAAGAAAAAGCAAAAGAAAACAACAAAGCTTTGAAGGATATGACCCTGGCAGAAATGGATATTTTCTGGAACGAGGCTAAAAAGAAATGA
- a CDS encoding class I SAM-dependent methyltransferase produces the protein MLCNLCNCATRIFEVIQDREYVQCMGCKAILLSPEHHLSPQAEKSRYILHNNDVNDAGYIRFVQPVIEKIRSDFSSNSNGLDFGCGTGPVITSKLKKSSFKIELYDPYFKPDKKVLKTTFDFIICCEVMEHFQNPLKEFQLLRTLLKPNGKLYCKTEIWKDAIDFSNWHYKNDKTHVIFYDRETLRWIKENLNFSSLEICKEFVIFSV, from the coding sequence ATGCTTTGCAATTTATGCAATTGCGCCACCCGAATTTTCGAAGTCATTCAAGATCGGGAATATGTGCAATGTATGGGTTGCAAGGCAATTTTACTTTCTCCAGAGCATCACCTTTCTCCGCAAGCAGAAAAATCCAGGTATATTCTTCACAATAACGATGTAAATGACGCCGGTTATATCAGGTTTGTACAACCTGTTATTGAAAAAATTAGATCTGATTTCAGCTCTAATTCAAACGGACTTGATTTTGGCTGTGGCACCGGCCCGGTGATCACTTCAAAATTGAAAAAATCAAGCTTTAAAATTGAACTTTACGACCCTTATTTTAAGCCCGATAAAAAGGTGCTGAAGACTACTTTTGATTTTATTATTTGCTGTGAAGTGATGGAACATTTTCAAAATCCACTTAAAGAATTTCAATTACTGCGCACTCTATTAAAACCTAACGGAAAATTATATTGCAAAACTGAAATATGGAAGGATGCAATAGATTTTTCTAACTGGCACTATAAAAATGATAAAACGCATGTGATTTTCTACGACAGGGAAACTCTGCGTTGGATAAAAGAAAACCTGAATTTTTCATCTTTAGAAATTTGTAAAGAATTCGTCATTTTCTCTGTGTGA